Sequence from the Thioclava sp. GXIMD4216 genome:
CACCCGCCGGATCTGGCCGCCCGACAGGCCCGCCCCGCCTTCCCCCAGACGGGTGGCATAGCCCTCCGGCAGGGCAGAGATAAACCCGTGCGCCTGCGCGGCCCGTGCCGCAGCCTCGATCCGCGCCTGCGTCGCGGCGGGCTGGCCAAGCGCGATATTCTCGGCCAGCGTGCCCGCAAACAGGCGCGGCGTCTGGGGCAGCCAGCCGATACCCGCCCGTAAGTCCTGTGCGGCGATCGTCTGCCCGTCCAGCAGGATCTGCCCGCTGGAAGGCGATACTTGCCCCAGAAGCAGCCGCGCCAAGGTGGTTTTGCCCGCCCCGCTTGCGCCCATCACCGCAAGGCTCCTCCCGCGTTCGAGTGTGAAGGAGAGCGGCCCCACGCTGTCCCCATCGACATCGGTGCTGGCAGAGCGGTCGGCATGGGTAAAGCTCAACGCCTCCACCCGCAGCATCCGCCAGTCGCGCGGGGCGATCCCTGCGGCGGCGGGCTGATCGGGGCCGATCAACGCCATCATCGCCTCGCCCGCACCGATGGCCGCCATACGTGCATGATAATGCTGGCCCATCTCGCGCAGCGGACGGAAGAATTCGGGCGCGACGAGCAACGCGAACAGCCCCGGCAAAAAGGTAAGATCGCCGTAATACAGGCGGAACCCCACATAGACCGCCACCATCGCCACCGCGATGGTCGAAAAGAATTCCAGCACCAGCGAGGACAGGAACGCCAGACGCAGCACTTTCATCGTGGCGCTGCGATAGCCTTCCGACATGGCCGCAACCAGCGCCGCCTCGCGCTGCGCCGCGCCAAGCTGGCGCAGGGTCACCAGCCCCGCGATACGGTCGAACAGATGCGCCCCCATCACCATCAGGCGCTGCCATTGGCGACGGTTGAGCGCCTCGGCCCCCTTGCCGACCACAATCATGAAGACAGGAATGACGGGAGCGGTCACCGCAAGGATCAGCGCGGTGACCCAGTCGAAGG
This genomic interval carries:
- the cydD gene encoding thiol reductant ABC exporter subunit CydD, which translates into the protein MSVPARPQAPRPLHGDAVRPIEGWLRRHGLAGRSVAALSVCAAVGSGAMVVLQAYATARMIAAVVVDGVALSSLQGDISLFIISMMLRAILDVLREGLAFEAGGRIRAHLRRIILQRIGHARLQDLPPSGEVAGILSEGVEAVQDYFAAFLPQRLVAALIPVLVLVCVIPFDWVTALILAVTAPVIPVFMIVVGKGAEALNRRQWQRLMVMGAHLFDRIAGLVTLRQLGAAQREAALVAAMSEGYRSATMKVLRLAFLSSLVLEFFSTIAVAMVAVYVGFRLYYGDLTFLPGLFALLVAPEFFRPLREMGQHYHARMAAIGAGEAMMALIGPDQPAAAGIAPRDWRMLRVEALSFTHADRSASTDVDGDSVGPLSFTLERGRSLAVMGASGAGKTTLARLLLGQVSPSSGQILLDGQTIAAQDLRAGIGWLPQTPRLFAGTLAENIALGQPAATQARIEAAARAAQAHGFISALPEGYATRLGEGGAGLSGGQIRRVAMARALLVSPALLILDEPTAALDAQGAQALMRSVLAATPDAARLIITHDRACAQLADHLIMLQAGKVVFEGSPQDLPQDLPAAFFEAPKELRDV